One Cryptomeria japonica chromosome 9, Sugi_1.0, whole genome shotgun sequence genomic window carries:
- the LOC131858321 gene encoding uncharacterized protein LOC131858321, whose protein sequence is MAVLNEDESKMAKDFRRQPDWVLQKLGIQRDIIQTPKSGGIEDSEGGRPVIPKCSPPHMRRIEKPFITFDNPLLNGIRRWRDVHKDQSEENNTNRGNIINNNRGSNRYGSNQNNGNNGNNGNNDDNCGNSNGGGRNNNNRNGGNHGNNDNNNGGGNNGNNGNYGRNGGFSRGNVNNQNNNQGSRWPMIIEKYRQLDFTGIVDLSSRILVNRFAGALLKKMELSKRRKAFIPHYLWDRLFKRLSHSDSHDNNRKTNGFWCEEG, encoded by the exons atggcagTCTTGAATGaagatgaatccaaaatggcaaaaGATTTTAGGAGACAGCCAGATTGGGTATTGCAAAAACTAGGGATACAAAGGGATATAATTCAAACCCCTAAGTCAGGAGGGATAGAAGATAGTGAGGGAGGTAGGCCAGTGATACCTAAAtgtagtccccctcatatgagaagaatagagaagCCTTTTATAACCTTTGATAACCCATtattaaatggaattagaagatggAGGGACGTGCATAAGGATCAAAGTGAAGAAAATAACACAAATAGAggtaatattataaataataatagaggaagtaaTAGGTATGGCAGCaaccaaaataatggaaataatggaAATAATGGAAATAATGATGACAATTGTGGAAATTCTAATGGTGGAGGTAGAAACAACAATAATAGAAATGGAGGTAATCATGGAAATAACGacaataataatggtggtggaaacaatgggaacaatggtaattatggcagAAATGGTGGATTCAGCAGAGGAAATGttaacaatcaaaataacaatcaGGGTAGCAGATGGCCTATGATCATTGAAAAATATAGGCAATTGGATTTCACTGGTATTGTTG ATCTTTCCAGTCGGATATTAGTAAATCGTTTTGCAGGAGCATTATTGAAGAAAATGGAGCTATCCAAAAGaaggaaagcctttatcccacattatttgtgggataggctctttaAACGTTTAAGTCATAGTGACTCGCATGATAACAATCGAAAGACAAATGGCTTTTGGTGTGAAGAAGGTTGA